The Hyphomonas sediminis genome contains a region encoding:
- a CDS encoding glycosyltransferase family 2 protein codes for MQTPTVSVLLPAYNAGRYIDQAIESILNQTFRDLELIVIDDGSRDDTLARIQAHAGRDSRVRVVTRENRGLIATLNEGIALARADLIARMDADDIAYPERLERQVKTFRETPGLGLCGTAVDTLFKDRIFRGKPVRLLTEGSPGILSIFYTMFFHPTLMIDRRVAGDQLMYDPSYPHAEDFDLIRRLAERFQIAYLPEPLLAYRQHEGSVTVVHRRVMRQTHMRIVRENLTAYGFTGDLEALSAFADEITPETVRRAGAVMADVRAQFRQRDPAQVASYELGWTGLFFLMHAMFIDASETSLLRDFLNMTDGWGQLRRREQMFLKLTHANSGLAIGGLKASYALQAFVSQFGSIPLSDFDRVLSSRGI; via the coding sequence TTGCAGACTCCGACCGTTTCCGTGCTCCTGCCAGCCTACAATGCCGGTCGGTACATCGATCAGGCGATTGAGAGCATTCTGAATCAGACCTTCCGGGACCTGGAGCTGATCGTCATCGATGACGGGTCGCGCGACGATACGCTGGCGCGGATACAGGCCCATGCCGGCCGGGATAGCCGTGTGCGCGTGGTGACCCGCGAGAACAGGGGCCTGATCGCGACCCTGAACGAGGGCATTGCCCTGGCGCGGGCCGACCTGATCGCGCGCATGGACGCCGATGACATTGCCTATCCCGAGCGCCTGGAGCGTCAGGTAAAAACCTTCCGCGAGACGCCGGGGCTTGGCCTGTGCGGTACGGCGGTCGATACGCTGTTCAAGGACCGGATCTTCCGGGGCAAACCCGTTCGCCTTCTGACCGAAGGGTCGCCGGGCATCCTGTCCATTTTCTATACGATGTTCTTTCACCCTACGCTGATGATCGACCGCCGGGTGGCGGGCGACCAGCTGATGTATGATCCGTCCTATCCGCATGCCGAGGATTTCGACCTGATCCGCAGGCTGGCCGAACGTTTTCAGATCGCCTACCTGCCGGAGCCGCTGCTGGCTTATCGCCAGCATGAGGGCAGCGTGACGGTGGTGCATCGCCGGGTGATGCGCCAGACGCATATGCGGATCGTGAGAGAGAACCTCACCGCCTACGGATTTACCGGCGACCTTGAGGCGCTGAGCGCGTTTGCTGACGAAATCACGCCCGAGACAGTCCGTCGTGCCGGCGCGGTGATGGCCGATGTGCGCGCCCAGTTCCGGCAACGAGACCCGGCGCAGGTCGCAAGCTATGAGCTCGGCTGGACCGGGCTGTTCTTCCTTATGCATGCGATGTTCATCGATGCGAGCGAAACCAGCCTGCTGCGCGACTTCCTCAACATGACCGATGGCTGGGGCCAGCTCCGGCGGCGCGAGCAGATGTTCCTGAAGCTGACGCACGCCAATTCCGGCCTGGCAATTGGCGGCCTGAAGGCGAGTTATGCCCTGCAGGCCTTTGTGTCCCAGTTCGGCTCCATTCCCCTGAGCGATTTCGACAGGGTGCTCTCCAGTCGCGGCATCTGA
- a CDS encoding acyltransferase family protein — translation MQSSQNSGATSETETTPPPSRQYFPRLDGLRGLAVIAVLFEHFTYLEAVRGWDPGMVGVRTFFVLSGFLITSILLGERELSLPRGALAARFYWRRFVRLSPAMLAAVGVLFVLDVAQMRESWWVHLLYLTNFQIAEVKYWIPAGHFWSLSVEEQFYLLWFPLAILAPKRWLVPAIVLFIVGAPLFRLMIPFGMSEFYNVLLPGQVDSLAWGALIAVARVRQGMGWIFTLLGDRRVLWASIAGALLMINPFLDTGMASWPLTPAAVSLAATCMVVSCINGTDRVFAWLSHPLLVHIGMISYGIYVYHYFVPQVIFTHFNDLALWLDSSVWTKLVRTAVWAVVTLVVAELSWRFLERPALRLKSLTDKRRAVIAAPADV, via the coding sequence GTGCAAAGCTCGCAAAATTCAGGCGCCACCAGTGAAACGGAAACAACGCCCCCACCGTCCCGGCAATACTTTCCCCGGCTGGACGGCCTGAGGGGGCTGGCCGTTATTGCCGTTCTGTTTGAGCATTTCACCTATCTTGAAGCGGTGCGCGGGTGGGACCCAGGCATGGTCGGAGTACGCACTTTCTTCGTGCTTTCCGGCTTTCTGATCACCTCTATTCTGCTCGGCGAGCGGGAGCTTTCCCTGCCGCGGGGCGCATTGGCGGCCCGGTTTTACTGGCGCCGGTTCGTGCGCCTGAGCCCGGCCATGCTGGCGGCGGTCGGTGTGCTCTTCGTGCTCGATGTGGCCCAGATGCGCGAGAGCTGGTGGGTGCACCTGCTTTACCTCACAAACTTCCAGATCGCCGAGGTCAAATACTGGATTCCGGCAGGCCATTTCTGGAGCCTGTCCGTGGAGGAACAATTTTACCTGTTGTGGTTCCCGCTGGCGATCCTGGCACCGAAGCGCTGGCTGGTGCCGGCAATCGTCCTGTTCATTGTGGGCGCCCCGCTGTTCCGCCTCATGATTCCATTTGGCATGAGCGAATTTTACAATGTGCTGCTGCCGGGGCAGGTCGATAGCCTCGCCTGGGGCGCGCTGATTGCCGTGGCGCGCGTGCGTCAGGGGATGGGATGGATCTTCACGTTGCTGGGTGACCGGCGAGTCCTGTGGGCCAGCATCGCCGGCGCATTGCTGATGATCAATCCGTTCCTGGATACAGGCATGGCATCCTGGCCGTTGACACCGGCGGCCGTCAGCCTGGCCGCCACCTGCATGGTGGTCAGCTGCATAAACGGAACGGACCGGGTATTTGCCTGGCTCAGCCATCCGTTGCTCGTACATATCGGAATGATCTCGTACGGGATCTATGTGTATCACTATTTCGTGCCGCAGGTGATTTTCACGCACTTCAACGATCTGGCGCTCTGGCTCGATTCTTCTGTCTGGACGAAGCTGGTGCGCACAGCCGTGTGGGCTGTCGTCACGCTGGTTGTCGCTGAGCTGTCCTGGCGGTTCTTGGAGCGTCCGGCGCTGCGTCTCAAATCCCTGACCGACAAGCGCCGCGCCGTCATCGCGGCTCCGGCGGATGTATGA
- a CDS encoding sulfotransferase family protein yields MTLSVISAGFGRTGTLSLKLALEELGFGPCHHMKEVLDNGAAQVPLWQAAADGKPDFAAAYAGYRSAVDWPTAAFWRELAVAYPDAKFILSSRTAESWYNSFSETILASLLAKENWPPPAVPWLTMVSKVVIERSLGGHTDRDGVIAAFHKQEAAVKAEIPASRLLVHTAKDGWGPLCAFLGVPVPETPYPRTNSKEEFFEAMKAADDM; encoded by the coding sequence ATGACACTCTCTGTAATCAGTGCAGGCTTCGGCCGCACGGGCACGCTTTCACTCAAGCTGGCGCTGGAAGAACTCGGCTTCGGCCCCTGCCATCACATGAAGGAAGTGCTCGATAACGGCGCCGCCCAGGTGCCGCTCTGGCAGGCCGCCGCCGATGGCAAGCCGGACTTTGCCGCCGCCTATGCCGGCTACCGGTCTGCAGTGGACTGGCCCACCGCCGCTTTCTGGCGCGAGCTTGCCGTTGCCTATCCGGACGCGAAGTTCATCCTCTCCTCGCGCACGGCGGAGAGCTGGTACAACAGCTTCTCCGAAACCATCCTGGCGAGCCTCCTGGCAAAAGAAAACTGGCCGCCCCCGGCTGTGCCATGGCTCACCATGGTGTCCAAGGTCGTGATCGAGCGAAGCCTGGGCGGCCACACGGATAGGGACGGCGTCATCGCGGCCTTCCATAAGCAGGAAGCTGCCGTGAAGGCCGAAATCCCTGCCAGCCGCCTGCTCGTCCACACGGCAAAGGATGGCTGGGGCCCGCTCTGCGCCTTCCTCGGCGTCCCCGTCCCGGAAACGCCCTATCCCCGCACCAACAGCAAGGAAGAATTCTTCGAGGCGATGAAAGCGGCGGACGACATGTAG
- a CDS encoding ABC transporter ATP-binding protein — protein sequence MTRLAFRGFPHLAALIAPQLRALPLIVMLGLAAAALEGFGIGLIIPLLGIILGNGGGDLGGFTARLASFGAGMSDSTRLVFTGGAIFLLILLKNVFAFANSLLNGLIYGKSGHAIRCALSDRLLKVGYPFFQTEDPGRLLNIISNESWRTSDAVDAVLSIIINACAVITLFIFLLLISWQLTLLVTLALIVIQALHAWLSMALKSASREVTTKNSRLASQMLHLINASQLVRMFNQEGFEQGRFAGASEAVRRAAFSLHRRLSGLPSFTEVLYAGVFLIIIGGSWYFQMSFPLITAFLVLLYRLQPYVRNLQGAYSRLQSFQGSLEAVEWLLDPAGKPAPPAGRVSPGDGKAPIHFNSVSFSYSGEGEQTAVLNDLTFTLKPGVATALVGRSGSGKTTIVKLLTRLIEPGAGAILLGDTPLSTVNPADWRQMIAMASQDLELVDGSVLENIAYGQPGASRETIEDAARKAEAHEFITALAEGYETQVGYRGINLSAGQRQRIALARALVRDPQILILDEATNAVDGLSEAAILATLKQRAGRQTTIVISHHRPTIEFCDEVVVLRDGRLAGQARLENIPSRTMDGLYDYSAG from the coding sequence ATGACACGACTGGCGTTTCGAGGCTTCCCCCATCTGGCGGCGCTCATTGCGCCGCAACTGCGGGCCCTGCCCCTCATCGTGATGCTGGGGCTGGCGGCAGCCGCCCTTGAAGGGTTCGGCATCGGCCTGATCATCCCGCTGCTCGGTATCATTTTGGGAAATGGCGGAGGCGACCTCGGCGGCTTCACTGCGCGGCTGGCAAGCTTTGGCGCCGGCATGAGCGACAGCACGCGCCTGGTGTTCACCGGTGGCGCGATATTCCTGCTGATCCTGCTCAAGAATGTGTTCGCATTCGCCAACAGCCTGCTCAACGGCCTGATTTATGGAAAGTCCGGCCACGCCATCCGCTGCGCGCTGTCAGACCGGCTCCTGAAGGTCGGTTATCCTTTCTTCCAGACAGAAGATCCCGGCCGGCTGCTCAATATCATTTCGAATGAATCCTGGCGCACCTCGGATGCGGTCGATGCGGTCCTCTCCATCATCATCAATGCCTGCGCCGTCATCACGCTGTTCATCTTCCTGCTGCTGATCTCCTGGCAGCTGACCCTCCTCGTCACCCTCGCGCTGATCGTCATCCAGGCCCTGCACGCCTGGCTGTCGATGGCGCTGAAGAGCGCCAGCCGCGAGGTCACCACGAAGAACAGCCGGCTCGCCAGCCAGATGCTGCACCTCATCAATGCCAGCCAGCTTGTGCGGATGTTCAATCAGGAAGGCTTCGAACAGGGCCGCTTTGCCGGGGCCTCCGAAGCCGTCCGCCGCGCCGCCTTCTCGCTTCATCGCCGCCTCAGCGGGCTGCCGTCTTTCACCGAAGTCCTCTATGCCGGCGTCTTCCTGATCATCATCGGCGGCTCCTGGTATTTCCAGATGAGCTTCCCGCTCATCACCGCCTTCCTTGTGCTGCTTTACAGGCTCCAGCCCTATGTCCGGAACCTTCAGGGCGCCTACAGCCGCCTGCAAAGCTTTCAGGGATCGCTCGAAGCGGTCGAGTGGCTGCTCGATCCGGCAGGCAAGCCGGCGCCCCCTGCCGGGCGCGTTTCCCCTGGCGATGGCAAGGCCCCGATCCACTTCAATTCTGTTTCCTTCAGCTATTCCGGCGAAGGCGAACAGACCGCCGTGCTCAATGACCTGACCTTCACCCTGAAGCCCGGCGTTGCGACCGCGCTCGTGGGGCGTTCGGGTTCAGGCAAGACGACCATCGTCAAACTGCTTACCCGCCTGATCGAGCCGGGCGCGGGCGCCATCCTGCTCGGCGACACCCCGCTCAGCACCGTGAACCCGGCCGACTGGCGCCAGATGATCGCCATGGCGAGCCAGGACCTTGAGCTGGTCGATGGCTCGGTTCTGGAAAACATCGCCTATGGCCAGCCCGGCGCATCCCGCGAGACTATCGAAGACGCCGCCCGCAAGGCCGAGGCACACGAGTTCATCACCGCTCTGGCCGAGGGCTATGAAACCCAGGTCGGCTATCGCGGGATCAACCTGTCTGCCGGACAGCGCCAGCGGATAGCCCTGGCCCGCGCGCTGGTGCGTGATCCACAGATCCTGATCCTCGACGAGGCCACAAACGCCGTCGACGGCCTCTCGGAAGCGGCCATCCTGGCAACGCTGAAGCAACGCGCAGGACGCCAGACCACCATCGTCATCAGCCATCACCGTCCGACGATTGAATTCTGCGACGAGGTCGTGGTGCTGCGCGATGGACGCCTTGCGGGCCAGGCACGGCTGGAGAACATCCCGAGCCGGACGATGGACGGGCTTTACGACTATTCGGCAGGCTGA
- a CDS encoding TrmH family RNA methyltransferase, whose amino-acid sequence MQTRPQRPEKPRFSPRETEGGPVWLWGTHAVMAALANPARRFHTLLATENAAQKLSGGPVTPQIVTAKEIDQRLPPGAVHQGVAVKADPLEEANLEDVIEAGATRIAVLDQVSDPHNMGAIFRSAAAFGFTGLVLQTRNAPPVTGVVAKSAAGAIETVAEIRAVNIARALEVLGEAGFHTVGLAGESTRPLDLALKGAAKVAIVLGAEGPGLRPAVAKACAELARIPISAQMESLNVSNAAAIAFYEANRSGFPAA is encoded by the coding sequence ATGCAAACTAGGCCCCAGCGCCCTGAAAAGCCGCGCTTTTCTCCCCGCGAAACCGAAGGCGGACCCGTCTGGCTGTGGGGAACGCACGCCGTTATGGCCGCCCTGGCCAATCCCGCCCGCCGCTTCCACACGCTTCTGGCCACCGAAAACGCCGCCCAGAAGCTTTCCGGCGGGCCGGTCACCCCGCAGATCGTCACGGCGAAGGAAATCGACCAGCGCCTGCCCCCCGGCGCGGTCCATCAGGGCGTCGCCGTGAAGGCCGATCCGCTGGAAGAGGCAAACCTTGAAGACGTGATCGAAGCGGGCGCCACGCGCATCGCCGTGCTCGACCAGGTGTCCGACCCGCACAATATGGGCGCCATCTTCCGCTCGGCCGCCGCCTTCGGCTTCACCGGCCTTGTCCTGCAGACGCGCAACGCCCCGCCCGTCACGGGTGTCGTCGCCAAGAGTGCGGCGGGCGCCATCGAAACCGTTGCCGAGATCCGCGCCGTCAACATCGCCCGCGCGCTCGAAGTGCTGGGCGAAGCCGGCTTCCACACGGTCGGGCTGGCCGGTGAGAGCACCCGCCCGCTGGATCTTGCGCTGAAGGGCGCGGCGAAAGTTGCCATCGTTCTGGGCGCTGAAGGCCCCGGCCTGCGCCCTGCCGTCGCCAAGGCCTGCGCCGAGCTGGCCCGCATCCCCATCTCCGCGCAGATGGAAAGCCTCAACGTGTCCAATGCTGCCGCAATTGCCTTCTATGAGGCCAACAGGAGCGGTTTTCCCGCCGCCTGA
- a CDS encoding acyl-CoA dehydrogenase family protein, with the protein MTEDQQAIRDAVAKTLEPFDDAYWAKTDETGEWPEAFCDAMAKGGWLGIAFPEEYGGAGLGLTEAAIMMQTVTRTGAGFSGASAIHLNIFGPKPLEKFGNPELKRENLPKIISGEEKMCFAVTEPNSGLDTSSLETKAERTNKGYVINGRKIWTTGAQRADKILIIARTTPKDQCAKPYMGLSLFYTDLDRGKIDANPIPKMGRKAVECNALFIDGLEVPKEHLIGEEGDGFKYLLQGLNPERVLFAVESVGLGFAALERAARYANERVVFGRPIGQNQGIQHPLAKSWAELSAAEMLAYKAASLYDAGQDCGAEANASKYLGTEAGFRACETAVLTHGGMGYAKEYHVERMMREAMLARIAPVSREMILNFIAERVLGLPKSY; encoded by the coding sequence ATGACCGAAGACCAGCAGGCGATCCGCGATGCGGTGGCCAAGACGCTGGAACCGTTCGACGATGCCTACTGGGCCAAGACCGACGAGACGGGCGAGTGGCCGGAGGCTTTCTGTGACGCGATGGCCAAGGGCGGCTGGCTGGGCATTGCCTTTCCTGAGGAATATGGCGGGGCCGGCCTCGGCCTCACCGAAGCGGCGATCATGATGCAGACCGTGACGCGCACGGGCGCGGGCTTCTCCGGCGCCTCGGCGATCCACCTCAACATCTTCGGCCCCAAGCCGCTGGAAAAATTCGGCAATCCGGAACTCAAGCGCGAGAACCTGCCGAAGATCATCTCCGGTGAAGAAAAGATGTGCTTTGCCGTGACCGAGCCCAATTCCGGCCTCGACACCTCCAGCCTGGAGACCAAGGCAGAGCGGACGAACAAGGGCTATGTCATCAATGGCCGCAAGATCTGGACGACAGGTGCTCAGCGTGCGGACAAGATCCTGATCATCGCGCGCACCACGCCGAAGGACCAGTGTGCCAAGCCCTATATGGGCCTCTCCCTGTTCTATACCGACCTTGACCGCGGCAAGATCGACGCCAACCCGATCCCGAAGATGGGCCGCAAGGCGGTGGAGTGTAACGCGCTGTTCATCGACGGGCTGGAAGTGCCCAAGGAACACCTGATCGGCGAGGAAGGCGACGGCTTCAAATACCTGCTGCAGGGGCTGAACCCGGAGCGCGTGCTGTTTGCGGTGGAATCGGTTGGCCTCGGCTTTGCGGCGCTGGAGCGGGCGGCGCGGTATGCCAATGAGCGGGTCGTGTTTGGCCGGCCCATCGGTCAGAACCAGGGTATCCAGCATCCTCTTGCCAAGTCGTGGGCGGAACTCTCGGCGGCTGAAATGCTCGCCTACAAGGCCGCGTCGCTTTACGATGCCGGGCAGGATTGCGGGGCAGAGGCGAACGCGTCGAAATATCTGGGCACGGAAGCCGGCTTCCGCGCATGCGAGACTGCCGTGCTGACCCATGGCGGCATGGGCTATGCCAAGGAATACCATGTCGAGCGGATGATGCGCGAAGCGATGCTGGCCCGCATTGCCCCGGTGAGCCGCGAGATGATCCTGAACTTCATCGCCGAGCGCGTGCTGGGCCTGCCCAAGAGCTATTGA